A region of Subdoligranulum variabile DNA encodes the following proteins:
- a CDS encoding helix-turn-helix domain-containing protein, with translation MSTSQEKKLPSNRTYTVDDIAAILGIAKSTAYRLVNSGEFKTIRIGYAIRISRKSFEDWLKMEE, from the coding sequence ATGAGTACATCGCAGGAAAAGAAGCTGCCTAGCAACAGAACCTACACCGTGGATGATATTGCCGCAATCCTTGGCATTGCAAAATCCACCGCATACCGACTGGTAAACTCCGGAGAGTTCAAAACAATTCGCATCGGTTATGCGATCCGCATTTCCAGAAAGTCGTTTGAGGACTGGCTTAAGATGGAGGAATAA
- a CDS encoding site-specific integrase: MDFVSLYGEKRWGVSMYDSQNSLISNYINPIIGDLKVQEVTPRVVDKYIQTLQKTPAVSTKMHKAKTQYVTNQTIEKIIKLLRCAFKQAVRWELIAKNPFDNVILPKSEYKKRDIWDAGMIRTALDQCTDSKLYVAMNLSFACSLRMGEILGLTWSNVHISDEEIAADNAYVYIDKELTRASKRAIEMLGQKDIYHVFTPLFPNTSTRVILKKPKTDSSIRKVWLPKTLAYILREWKASQDELRGFLGDEYQDYDLVVALPNGRPCEDRIILKEFEKLREKAGLPRVVFHSLRHSSTTYKLKLNHGDLKATQGDTGHAEIDMITSVYAHILDEDRKINAQKFESAFYANPDLRSLRPPEEEKEPAPAALDLEALVEQLRKSPELANTLAALLSATPGSK; the protein is encoded by the coding sequence TTGGACTTTGTTTCGCTCTATGGTGAAAAGCGGTGGGGCGTATCCATGTACGACAGCCAAAACTCGCTGATCTCCAACTACATCAACCCCATTATTGGAGATTTGAAGGTCCAGGAGGTCACGCCGCGAGTAGTGGACAAGTACATCCAGACTTTGCAGAAAACCCCCGCTGTTTCCACGAAGATGCACAAAGCAAAAACGCAATATGTAACGAACCAAACGATTGAGAAAATCATCAAACTTCTGCGTTGTGCTTTTAAGCAAGCTGTCCGCTGGGAGCTGATTGCCAAAAATCCTTTTGACAATGTTATCCTGCCGAAGAGCGAATATAAAAAGCGGGACATTTGGGATGCGGGAATGATTCGTACCGCCTTAGATCAGTGTACGGACAGCAAACTCTATGTGGCTATGAACCTCTCTTTTGCCTGCTCGTTGCGTATGGGCGAGATTCTGGGACTGACCTGGAGCAACGTCCACATCTCCGATGAAGAAATTGCTGCTGACAACGCCTATGTTTACATCGACAAGGAACTGACACGGGCCTCCAAGCGGGCCATCGAGATGTTGGGGCAAAAGGACATCTACCATGTGTTCACGCCTTTATTTCCCAACACCAGCACAAGAGTCATCTTGAAAAAGCCAAAGACCGATTCCAGTATCCGCAAGGTGTGGCTTCCCAAGACCCTAGCTTACATTTTGCGAGAATGGAAAGCCTCCCAGGATGAACTTCGGGGATTTCTCGGTGACGAGTATCAGGACTACGATTTAGTGGTGGCACTGCCCAATGGTCGGCCTTGCGAGGATCGTATCATCCTGAAGGAATTTGAAAAGCTGCGCGAGAAGGCCGGACTGCCCAGAGTCGTTTTTCATTCCCTCCGACATTCCAGCACGACCTACAAGCTGAAACTCAACCATGGCGACCTGAAGGCCACTCAGGGCGATACGGGACACGCAGAGATCGACATGATTACCAGCGTGTATGCTCATATTCTGGACGAGGACCGCAAGATCAACGCCCAGAAGTTTGAGAGTGCCTTCTACGCAAATCCCGACTTGCGTTCGCTTCGTCCCCCAGAGGAAGAAAAGGAACCGGCACCCGCCGCATTGGATTTGGAGGCCCTGGTGGAACAGCTTCGCAAGTCGCCGGAACTGGCAAATACTCTGGCGGCGCTGCTCTCGGCAACACCCGGCAGCAAATGA
- a CDS encoding type II toxin-antitoxin system RelB/DinJ family antitoxin has protein sequence MAGSTTNISIRMDSELKAQADALFAELGMNLSTAFNIFVRQSLREGGIPFEINLNQPNKETIAAMLEAERIAKDPSVKGYTDVDEMFADLKK, from the coding sequence ATGGCCGGTTCTACTACCAATATTAGTATTCGTATGGATTCTGAACTGAAAGCACAGGCTGACGCACTGTTTGCCGAACTCGGCATGAACCTGTCCACCGCATTCAACATCTTTGTCCGGCAGTCTCTTCGGGAGGGCGGGATCCCTTTTGAGATCAATTTGAATCAACCCAACAAGGAAACGATTGCTGCCATGCTGGAGGCGGAAAGGATTGCAAAGGATCCGTCTGTAAAGGGGTACACCGATGTGGATGAGATGTTTGCGGATTTGAAGAAATGA
- a CDS encoding potassium/proton antiporter has product MNEAILLAGAVILICILMNRLIEKIPVPSLLIFIALGICFGENGVFRIVFNDYAAVNLICSVSLIFIMFYGGFGTNLQAARPVLAQSVLLSTAGVAATAGAVGIFAHFALGLPWLESLLIGSVISSTDAASVFNILRTNKLALKYHTDSLLEVESGSNDPMSYMLTTVTLSLMAGQQVSIPLVLLQQISLGLLCGFLVGKGTVWLLRQSFLESQQNRTVLLFAVMLLAYALPAVLGGNGYLSVYLCGILLGNTKLSQKRYLVHFFDVLTDVSQVIIFFLLGLLVTPTELPALLLPALGIMLFLTFVARPAVVTALLLPFRARREQIGIVSWAGLRGAASIVFAISAVLSGVQTRDNLFNLVFCIVLFSIALQGTLLPKAARYLGMIDDNEDVAKTFNDYQAESDVDFIKIHLGAGHPWCGHTLREAALPPELLVTMIVRGEKTIVPDGATTLCAGDLLVLAARAFEDREHISLHEVNVERSDRWANKALAELPVPEGRLVILIKRGVETMIPTGRTVIKPGDTLVLAESVPIGDTM; this is encoded by the coding sequence GTGAACGAAGCAATCTTGCTGGCTGGCGCCGTGATTCTGATCTGCATCCTGATGAACCGCCTTATTGAGAAAATCCCGGTGCCCTCTCTGCTGATTTTTATTGCATTGGGTATCTGCTTTGGAGAAAACGGAGTGTTTCGCATTGTCTTTAACGACTACGCGGCGGTCAATCTGATCTGTTCGGTCAGTTTGATTTTTATCATGTTCTACGGTGGATTTGGAACGAACCTGCAGGCTGCACGTCCCGTTCTGGCGCAATCTGTTTTGCTCTCCACGGCAGGTGTGGCGGCGACCGCCGGTGCAGTGGGGATTTTTGCACATTTTGCTCTGGGACTGCCCTGGCTGGAAAGCTTGCTGATCGGCTCGGTGATTTCTTCCACCGATGCGGCCTCCGTGTTTAATATACTTCGCACCAACAAGCTGGCGCTCAAATACCATACGGACTCTCTGCTGGAAGTGGAATCCGGCTCCAATGACCCGATGTCCTATATGCTGACAACCGTGACCCTCTCACTTATGGCGGGGCAGCAGGTCTCCATTCCGCTGGTGCTGCTGCAGCAGATCAGTTTAGGCCTGCTGTGCGGATTTTTGGTGGGAAAGGGGACTGTATGGCTGTTGCGGCAGAGCTTTCTGGAATCCCAGCAGAACCGGACGGTTTTGCTTTTTGCCGTAATGCTCCTGGCCTACGCTCTGCCTGCCGTGCTGGGCGGAAATGGATACCTCAGCGTCTATCTCTGCGGCATTTTGCTCGGAAACACAAAACTTTCCCAAAAACGATATCTGGTTCATTTTTTTGATGTTCTCACGGATGTTTCGCAGGTGATCATATTTTTCCTGCTGGGACTTCTTGTCACGCCGACGGAGCTGCCGGCATTGTTGCTGCCGGCGCTGGGAATTATGCTATTCCTTACATTTGTGGCGCGGCCGGCAGTGGTTACGGCACTGCTGCTGCCGTTCCGGGCGCGCCGGGAACAGATTGGCATCGTTTCCTGGGCAGGGCTGCGAGGGGCTGCCTCCATTGTGTTTGCCATTTCGGCGGTTCTCAGCGGTGTGCAGACCCGCGACAATCTCTTCAATCTGGTGTTTTGTATTGTGCTGTTTTCCATCGCATTGCAGGGAACGTTGCTGCCGAAAGCAGCACGTTACCTTGGTATGATCGACGATAATGAAGATGTGGCTAAGACTTTCAACGACTATCAGGCGGAAAGCGATGTGGATTTTATCAAAATCCATTTGGGCGCCGGACACCCCTGGTGTGGCCATACCTTACGGGAGGCTGCACTGCCGCCGGAACTGTTGGTGACAATGATTGTACGAGGGGAAAAGACCATCGTCCCGGATGGTGCCACAACCCTGTGCGCAGGGGATCTTCTGGTGCTGGCCGCCCGTGCTTTCGAAGATCGGGAGCATATCTCTCTTCATGAGGTAAATGTGGAACGCAGTGATCGATGGGCAAATAAGGCGTTGGCGGAACTGCCGGTGCCGGAAGGACGGCTGGTCATTCTGATCAAACGTGGTGTGGAAACGATGATTCCTACCGGACGCACAGTGATTAAACCGGGGGATACCCTGGTTCTGGCGGAATCGGTGCCAATAGGCGACACAATGTGA